The DNA region CTTCTGAATGCAGCATTCGCAAAACTCAAGGGTTATGTCATTACGAAGTAATCGTAGACCTCACTCACATATAAATACTAAACAGGATTAATCATGGCTATTTTTGAAGTTAAAGTTCCCCAGCTCTCAGAGTCAGTAGCAGAAGCTACTTTGTTGCAATGGAAAAAGAAAGTTGGCGATGCTGTCGGTCAAGATGAGATCTTGATTGAAATTGAGACTGACAAAGTTGTACTGGAAGTTCCTTCACCGTCTGCTGGCGTGGTTACAGAAATCCTGATTGCTGATGGTGGCACAGTAATTGCTGAGCAATTGATTGCGAAAATTGATAGTACAGCTGTTGCTGCTGCAGCTCCTGCAGCTGCTGCACCGGCACCTGCAGCCGCTCCAGCTGCTGCGCCAGCTAAAGCTGCGCCCGCAGCAAAATCAACTGGCGCTGCTGCCGCACCTTCTGCAGCAAAAATTTTGGCTGAAAACAATATGACCGCTGGCCAAGTTGCAGGCTCTGGTCGTGATGGTCGCGTTACTAAAGGTGATGCGCTCAATGCTGTTGCCGGGGGTTCATCTTCAGCTGTATTGCCAAGTGCACCAATTCTGTCGGGTAACCGTCCAGAAGAGCGTGTGCCAATGAGCCGCTTGCGTGCCCGTATTGCTGAGCGTTTACTCGAGTCTCAAGCAAACAACGCAATTTTGACTACTTTTAACGAAGTCAACATGGCTCCAGTCATTGCTATGCGTAATAAGTACAAAGATCAGTTTGAAAAAGTGCATGGCGTGAAGTTAGGCTTTATGTCCTTCTTTGTTAAAGCGGCTACCCATGCATTGAAGAAGTTCCCATTACTGAATGCATCTGTTGATGGCAATGACATCGTATATCACGGTTACTTTGACATCGGCATTGCAGTGAGCTCACCGCGTGGCTTGGTAGTTCCAATTCTGCGTGATGTGGATCAAATGAATTTAGCTGACATCGAGAAAAAGATTGCGGAGTTTGGTGCAAAAGCTCGCGATGGTAAGTTGTCATTAGAAGACTTAACCGGCGGAACATTCTCCATCTCTAATGGTGGTGTGTTTGGTTCGATGCTTTCTACCCCAATCATTAACCCTCCACAGTCTGCGATCTTAGGCATTCATGCAACTAAAGAGCGTGCAGTGGTTGAGAACGGTCAAATCGTGATTCGTCCGATTAACTACCTAGCTTTGTCATATGACCACCGCATTATTGACGGTCGTGAGGCAGTGCTTGGTTTAGTCGCCATGAAAGATGCATT from Polynucleobacter sp. AP-Elch-400A-B2 includes:
- the odhB gene encoding 2-oxoglutarate dehydrogenase complex dihydrolipoyllysine-residue succinyltransferase: MAIFEVKVPQLSESVAEATLLQWKKKVGDAVGQDEILIEIETDKVVLEVPSPSAGVVTEILIADGGTVIAEQLIAKIDSTAVAAAAPAAAAPAPAAAPAAAPAKAAPAAKSTGAAAAPSAAKILAENNMTAGQVAGSGRDGRVTKGDALNAVAGGSSSAVLPSAPILSGNRPEERVPMSRLRARIAERLLESQANNAILTTFNEVNMAPVIAMRNKYKDQFEKVHGVKLGFMSFFVKAATHALKKFPLLNASVDGNDIVYHGYFDIGIAVSSPRGLVVPILRDVDQMNLADIEKKIAEFGAKARDGKLSLEDLTGGTFSISNGGVFGSMLSTPIINPPQSAILGIHATKERAVVENGQIVIRPINYLALSYDHRIIDGREAVLGLVAMKDALEDPSRLLLDL